One Natrinema marinum genomic window carries:
- a CDS encoding LolA family protein, with the protein MGNYRFAAVLVLLVVSVPLSGCAAFETPSSDAEESDSEPDPEAVFEGAYVHADDLESVAGTRRTEVTNGSHTLTETMRVYKRPYVDQRTKVIDAPDPDQIGNLYVSNATKNWFYYPNAGVAQYFEPAEPFDNEEVRSSRAEMAAEGLEKYDIEYDGTERIAGRETHVLDVAAKNETVEKGISAIVGDTKYVYALETSNPREELLVVEQRLWIDTEYDYPLKERVVFEAPDGERIVLTDYYESVSFNDGLDDERFAFDPPENATVQDIS; encoded by the coding sequence ATGGGGAACTATCGATTTGCGGCTGTTTTGGTGCTGCTCGTGGTGAGCGTCCCGCTGAGCGGCTGTGCCGCGTTCGAGACGCCCTCGAGCGATGCCGAGGAGTCCGATTCCGAGCCCGACCCCGAGGCGGTGTTCGAAGGCGCGTACGTTCACGCCGACGACCTCGAGAGCGTCGCGGGGACGCGGCGGACCGAAGTGACGAACGGGAGCCACACGCTGACGGAAACCATGCGGGTGTACAAACGGCCGTACGTCGACCAGCGAACGAAGGTGATCGACGCGCCGGATCCGGACCAGATCGGAAACCTCTACGTGTCCAACGCCACGAAGAACTGGTTCTACTATCCGAACGCGGGGGTCGCCCAGTACTTCGAGCCGGCGGAGCCGTTCGACAACGAGGAGGTCCGATCCAGTCGGGCGGAAATGGCCGCGGAGGGCCTCGAAAAGTACGACATCGAGTACGACGGGACCGAGCGGATCGCCGGTCGAGAGACGCACGTCCTCGACGTCGCGGCGAAAAACGAGACCGTCGAGAAAGGCATCTCCGCGATCGTCGGGGACACGAAGTACGTCTACGCGCTCGAGACGAGCAACCCCAGAGAGGAGTTGCTGGTCGTCGAACAGCGGCTGTGGATCGATACGGAGTACGACTATCCGCTCAAGGAAAGAGTGGTGTTCGAGGCGCCGGACGGCGAACGAATCGTTCTGACGGACTACTACGAGTCGGTCTCGTTCAACGACGGCCTCGACGACGAGCGGTTCGCGTTCGATCCGCCGGAAAACGCGACCGTTCAGGACATCTCCTGA
- a CDS encoding PQQ-binding-like beta-propeller repeat protein has product MDSGREQTTDGRYRRDLIATGAVLGSGLAGCLGVLGGKRRSKEPDEDASTDPTERFRETLAASDPYRMHQYGPRHVGDAGGPGPTDAVEAVWTFRNGVPGPAYQIGTPAIVEGTVYVAEGQAVGEERVESVVYALDGATGEVEWEHPYSGTNVVGATLVADGLVVQAIGSSIVALETESGTERWQLVRDFATELAVADGTMYAINTTYADPPTLVAIDLETGRERWTARLSDGEMYIPTPPAVADGTVYQGGIELTALSAADGDVQWTRDLGNTITGPPTIVGDTIYVPVGDGTVAALERDGTPRWRQPIEGRGQGWGLETVTSPAVAGGTIYVTNSGQITALEAETGSERWTAETYGNRPPVIADGVVYVSGLDTVEAYNGSDGGFLWGYQSDATRSSGEKLAPVVGETVFFPSKGLHALHESEASN; this is encoded by the coding sequence ATGGATTCGGGGAGGGAGCAGACGACCGACGGCCGATACCGCCGCGATCTGATCGCCACAGGAGCAGTCCTCGGTAGCGGACTGGCGGGGTGTCTCGGCGTACTCGGGGGGAAGAGGAGATCGAAAGAACCGGACGAAGACGCTTCGACCGACCCAACCGAACGATTTCGAGAAACGCTCGCCGCGTCCGATCCGTACCGGATGCATCAGTACGGACCGCGACACGTGGGCGATGCGGGCGGTCCCGGCCCGACCGACGCCGTTGAGGCCGTCTGGACGTTCCGCAACGGAGTTCCCGGTCCTGCGTATCAGATCGGAACGCCGGCGATCGTCGAGGGAACGGTCTACGTAGCGGAGGGGCAAGCCGTGGGTGAGGAGCGAGTGGAGTCAGTCGTGTACGCCCTCGACGGTGCAACCGGGGAGGTCGAGTGGGAGCATCCATATTCCGGGACGAACGTCGTCGGTGCGACACTGGTTGCCGACGGTTTGGTCGTTCAGGCCATTGGCTCCTCGATCGTCGCTCTCGAGACCGAATCGGGAACCGAACGCTGGCAGCTCGTTCGGGACTTCGCTACCGAACTCGCAGTCGCCGACGGGACGATGTACGCGATCAACACGACGTACGCGGACCCGCCGACGCTCGTGGCAATCGACCTCGAGACCGGCCGCGAGCGCTGGACCGCTCGGCTTTCCGACGGCGAGATGTACATTCCGACGCCGCCTGCGGTCGCCGACGGAACCGTCTACCAGGGCGGGATCGAGCTCACCGCGCTATCGGCGGCCGATGGCGACGTCCAGTGGACGCGGGATCTGGGGAACACGATCACCGGGCCGCCGACCATCGTCGGTGACACGATCTACGTCCCGGTCGGCGACGGGACTGTCGCCGCGCTCGAGCGGGACGGAACGCCGCGCTGGCGTCAGCCCATCGAAGGACGTGGCCAGGGGTGGGGACTGGAAACGGTCACATCGCCAGCAGTGGCCGGCGGAACGATATACGTCACGAACTCGGGGCAGATTACGGCGCTCGAGGCCGAAACCGGTTCGGAGCGCTGGACGGCCGAAACCTACGGCAACCGACCACCAGTTATCGCCGACGGCGTCGTCTACGTGAGCGGCCTGGACACGGTGGAGGCGTACAACGGGAGCGACGGCGGGTTCTTGTGGGGCTATCAGTCAGACGCGACGCGCTCGAGCGGCGAAAAGCTCGCGCCAGTCGTTGGCGAGACAGTCTTTTTCCCGAGTAAGGGATTGCACGCGCTCCACGAATCGGAAGCCTCGAACTGA
- a CDS encoding G8 domain-containing protein — protein sequence MTGGDDAPDATDATDRRTLLKGIGLGAVGTGAVGTGVLYRDRLGGEAAHAASAAALVSEDDVTHRATGGRWAAASTWEESDGPGDGANVQVPAETTVTVDHEDDARLRTIRVDGTLRFEPTAVAELAVDTIVVMSTGRLEIGSADEPVAGGADGGSASITFIDRGPIDTDWDRDRLSRGLLALEGATVRMHGGETTSFTALAEPPRRGESTLRLAEPPAGWRSGDTLVVAGVNPDRNEDERVTVAGVDGTTVELEDSLEYDHVPPRTDLRTYVAHLERPIRLESGTEQIPRRGHVMFMTGDVDVRGVEFHELGRTDKSRPVTNPDNGVPPKGVEPNPKARYACHFHRNGTDTDGEPAVVAGCVARGSPGWGFVNHRSYVHFTNNVSHRVFGSGFVAEVGAETGRFAGNFALRSRGTGRLPDHRQFHEDSEGAIDDFGHGGYGFWFQGPAVAVEDNVAAGHRHFGFVYWTRAKPDASVPAGEIGGVIGNRANLPLEHVDGQPELKRSDRVDDGKVPSSFVAFRSFRNNTVFASGGGLDISRHQFGNHHDRVAEYSVVEGFTAYNVGGLTSEWGSRYIPNRGGGQGGANGISIRYSANVVLRNVRLIAGDGDARGVGVNRNHAPINVRLESGEITGWTVGVRAPPRGTCPVRDVAFNNWLDIQTVDGMDRRWTPPQRIEIEGCSFADGGRGRVHLGTHLEEGPYALFRPDGAVTLEGERLYTAAQERSFEPYPTDADLAVVEPGEDALDDLTDAEPAALVGESNRALYEEYGISAGGELVPDSAGPDLDIVGGYRADASGDPRSDADGLVARVTSGRGSISQQGRLERGEPLYVYDESAYTTVPGKYAGLECVRPEREDHDGERRSFLGLTLRAPATVYVAYDAEVEPPAWLTDWTDTGDTLGTEDGLRRIYAREFDAGTAWLGGCPNTHRMYTPFLERA from the coding sequence ATGACCGGCGGAGACGACGCGCCAGATGCGACTGACGCGACCGACAGGCGAACGCTACTGAAGGGGATCGGCCTCGGAGCCGTCGGCACGGGGGCGGTCGGAACGGGCGTTCTCTACCGCGATCGGCTCGGTGGCGAGGCCGCTCACGCGGCCAGTGCCGCGGCGCTCGTCTCCGAGGACGACGTGACCCACCGAGCGACAGGCGGTCGATGGGCGGCGGCGTCGACGTGGGAAGAGAGCGACGGTCCTGGCGACGGCGCAAACGTCCAGGTTCCGGCGGAGACGACGGTCACGGTCGATCACGAGGACGATGCGCGGCTCCGGACGATCCGCGTCGATGGCACGCTGCGGTTCGAGCCGACGGCAGTGGCGGAACTCGCCGTCGACACCATCGTCGTGATGAGCACCGGCCGACTCGAGATCGGATCCGCCGACGAACCGGTCGCGGGCGGCGCTGACGGCGGGTCGGCGTCGATCACGTTCATCGACCGCGGCCCCATCGACACGGACTGGGATCGCGATCGCCTGAGCCGCGGGCTGCTCGCGCTCGAGGGCGCGACCGTCCGCATGCACGGCGGGGAGACGACGTCGTTTACGGCGCTGGCCGAGCCGCCACGGCGCGGCGAGTCGACGCTCCGGCTCGCGGAACCGCCGGCCGGCTGGCGTTCCGGCGATACTCTCGTCGTGGCCGGCGTGAATCCCGACCGGAACGAGGACGAGCGAGTGACCGTCGCCGGCGTCGACGGGACGACCGTCGAACTCGAGGACTCGCTCGAATACGATCACGTCCCGCCGCGGACGGATCTCCGAACGTACGTCGCACACCTCGAGCGGCCGATTCGACTCGAGTCGGGGACCGAGCAGATCCCCCGCAGAGGGCACGTCATGTTCATGACGGGAGACGTCGACGTTCGCGGCGTCGAGTTCCACGAACTCGGGCGGACGGACAAGTCCCGGCCCGTGACGAACCCCGACAACGGCGTTCCGCCGAAAGGCGTCGAGCCGAACCCGAAGGCGCGGTACGCCTGTCACTTCCACCGGAACGGGACCGATACCGACGGCGAGCCGGCGGTCGTCGCCGGCTGCGTCGCCCGCGGCAGTCCCGGCTGGGGGTTCGTCAATCACCGCAGCTACGTCCATTTCACGAACAACGTCTCCCATCGCGTCTTCGGCTCAGGGTTCGTCGCCGAGGTCGGCGCCGAGACGGGTCGGTTCGCGGGGAACTTCGCGCTCCGGTCTCGAGGGACCGGCCGACTGCCGGACCACCGTCAGTTCCACGAGGACAGCGAGGGCGCGATCGACGACTTCGGCCACGGCGGCTACGGCTTCTGGTTTCAGGGTCCCGCCGTCGCCGTCGAGGACAACGTCGCCGCCGGCCACCGCCACTTCGGCTTCGTCTACTGGACCCGCGCCAAACCCGACGCCTCGGTGCCGGCGGGCGAGATCGGCGGCGTCATCGGTAATCGCGCCAACCTCCCGCTCGAGCACGTCGACGGCCAACCCGAGTTGAAACGCTCCGATCGCGTCGACGACGGCAAAGTCCCCTCGAGTTTCGTCGCCTTCCGCTCGTTCCGGAACAACACCGTCTTCGCCTCCGGCGGCGGCCTCGACATCTCTCGTCACCAGTTCGGGAACCACCACGATCGCGTCGCGGAGTACAGCGTCGTCGAGGGCTTTACCGCCTACAACGTCGGTGGACTCACGAGCGAGTGGGGCTCGCGTTACATCCCGAACCGCGGCGGCGGGCAGGGCGGCGCGAACGGGATCTCGATCCGCTACAGCGCGAACGTCGTTCTCCGAAACGTCCGCCTGATCGCCGGCGACGGCGACGCCCGCGGCGTCGGGGTAAACCGCAATCACGCGCCGATCAACGTCCGCCTCGAGAGCGGCGAGATCACCGGCTGGACGGTCGGCGTTCGGGCTCCGCCCCGCGGCACGTGTCCGGTCCGCGACGTGGCGTTTAACAACTGGCTCGACATCCAGACCGTCGACGGGATGGATCGCAGGTGGACGCCGCCACAGCGGATCGAGATCGAAGGCTGTTCGTTCGCCGACGGCGGTCGCGGGCGCGTCCATCTGGGCACACACCTCGAGGAGGGGCCGTACGCGCTGTTCAGACCCGACGGGGCGGTCACGCTCGAGGGAGAGCGCCTCTACACCGCGGCACAGGAGCGATCGTTCGAACCGTATCCCACCGACGCGGATCTGGCCGTCGTCGAGCCGGGCGAGGACGCCCTCGACGACCTGACCGACGCCGAGCCGGCCGCGCTCGTCGGCGAGTCCAACCGAGCCCTCTACGAAGAGTACGGCATCAGCGCCGGCGGGGAGCTCGTCCCCGACTCGGCCGGACCGGATCTCGATATCGTCGGCGGCTACCGCGCGGACGCCAGCGGCGACCCGCGATCAGACGCCGACGGCCTCGTCGCCCGCGTCACCTCCGGTCGCGGATCGATCTCCCAGCAGGGCCGCCTCGAGCGCGGCGAACCGCTCTACGTCTACGACGAGTCCGCGTACACGACCGTTCCCGGCAAATACGCCGGTCTCGAGTGCGTCCGGCCGGAACGGGAAGACCACGACGGTGAGCGCCGCTCGTTCCTCGGGCTCACGCTACGCGCTCCGGCCACCGTCTACGTCGCCTACGACGCCGAAGTCGAGCCGCCGGCGTGGCTCACCGACTGGACGGACACCGGCGACACGCTCGGCACCGAGGACGGACTTCGGCGGATCTACGCCCGCGAGTTCGACGCTGGCACCGCCTGGCTCGGCGGCTGCCCGAACACGCACCGGATGTATACGCCGTTTCTCGAGCGGGCGTGA
- a CDS encoding DUF5798 family protein translates to MGLGSTAKKIQTLSDRAEAMYKQVQKLQQRITGLEEKTDETNETVARLDHQLTEQRALLLAIAEEQGLNGEEILAEAAIDDVDADESSPAEAAVGETTSE, encoded by the coding sequence ATGGGACTCGGCAGCACCGCAAAGAAGATTCAGACGCTCTCGGATCGGGCCGAGGCGATGTACAAGCAAGTACAGAAGCTCCAGCAGCGGATCACGGGGCTCGAGGAGAAGACGGACGAGACGAACGAAACGGTCGCGCGGTTGGACCACCAGCTCACCGAGCAGCGCGCGCTCTTGCTCGCGATCGCCGAGGAGCAGGGGCTCAACGGCGAGGAAATCCTCGCCGAAGCGGCGATCGACGACGTCGACGCCGACGAGTCGAGCCCGGCCGAGGCGGCCGTCGGCGAGACGACGAGCGAGTAG
- a CDS encoding CoA-binding protein, whose protein sequence is MPVDSTDELEAILDYETIAVVGCSSTPGKAAHDVPKYLLEHGYDVIPVNPYADEIFGREVHDSLSDVDDEIDVVCIFRPSEEVGEIVDAALERDDVKVIWTQQGIRDDEAAARAETGGKQVVQDRCMKVQHRRLAA, encoded by the coding sequence ATGCCTGTCGACTCCACAGACGAACTCGAGGCAATTCTCGACTACGAGACGATCGCCGTCGTCGGCTGTTCGAGTACGCCGGGGAAGGCGGCCCACGACGTCCCGAAGTACCTGCTCGAACACGGCTACGACGTGATTCCGGTCAATCCCTACGCCGACGAGATATTCGGCCGTGAGGTCCACGACTCGCTTTCGGACGTCGACGACGAGATCGACGTCGTCTGTATCTTCCGCCCCAGCGAGGAGGTCGGCGAGATCGTCGACGCGGCCCTCGAGCGCGACGACGTGAAGGTCATCTGGACCCAGCAGGGTATTCGCGACGACGAGGCGGCCGCCCGCGCGGAAACCGGGGGAAAACAGGTGGTGCAGGATCGGTGCATGAAAGTGCAGCACCGGCGACTGGCGGCCTGA
- a CDS encoding RAD55 family ATPase, producing MYDLADVLPGVEIDPGANVLIAGPPLTGKRRIAFDILASGANRGDGSIVVTTKDSADKVLESFDGHLSEGAEPDIGVVDCVTKQRGIGTIDDDPRIKYASSPVDMTGIGIKLSEFLQEFYEGRGLTENRVLLHSVSTLLMYSDLQTVFRFLHVFTGRIQSADAMGVYVIDSTAHDDQTMNTLKQLFDGVLELEEATDGEEPEIRTAGFST from the coding sequence ATGTATGACCTTGCAGATGTCCTTCCGGGCGTCGAGATCGATCCGGGGGCGAACGTGCTCATCGCGGGCCCGCCACTGACGGGGAAACGACGGATCGCCTTCGATATCCTCGCGAGCGGTGCGAATCGCGGTGACGGGTCGATCGTCGTCACCACGAAAGACAGCGCCGACAAGGTCCTCGAGAGCTTCGACGGTCACCTCAGCGAGGGCGCCGAACCGGACATCGGCGTCGTCGACTGCGTGACCAAACAGCGCGGTATCGGGACCATCGACGACGATCCGCGGATCAAGTACGCCTCCTCGCCCGTCGACATGACTGGCATCGGGATTAAACTCTCGGAGTTCCTCCAGGAGTTTTACGAGGGCCGCGGGCTCACCGAGAACCGCGTGCTCTTGCACTCGGTCTCGACGCTTTTGATGTACTCCGACCTACAGACCGTCTTCCGGTTCCTCCACGTTTTCACGGGACGGATTCAAAGCGCCGACGCCATGGGCGTCTACGTCATCGACTCGACGGCCCACGACGATCAGACGATGAACACGCTCAAACAGCTGTTCGACGGCGTCCTCGAACTCGAGGAAGCGACCGACGGTGAGGAGCCCGAGATTCGGACGGCCGGCTTCTCGACGTAG
- a CDS encoding geranylgeranylglycerol-phosphate geranylgeranyltransferase: MTAGETVRGLLELTRPVNVAASSVLTFIGAFVAGGVTGDPLAVAAAVAATGLAVGAGNAINDYFDREIDRVNQPGRAIPRGAVSPRGALGFSVVLFVGAVTFALTLPRLALAIAGINLLALVAYTEVFKGLPGLGNALVAYLVGSTFLFGAAAVGGAGELVPAIVLFVLAAVATLTREIVKDVEDIEGDREEGLNTLPIAIGQRRALAVAAVLLVAAVVASPLPYVRGYFGVAYLLVVAPADAVMLAAAYESFRDPTAGQSRLKYGMFLAALAFIVGRAALEFPAVG; the protein is encoded by the coding sequence ATGACAGCGGGGGAGACGGTTCGCGGGTTGCTCGAGTTGACCCGGCCGGTGAACGTGGCCGCCTCGAGCGTGCTGACCTTCATCGGGGCGTTCGTCGCCGGCGGCGTGACCGGTGACCCGCTCGCGGTGGCCGCGGCGGTCGCGGCGACGGGCCTCGCGGTCGGTGCGGGGAACGCGATCAACGACTACTTCGACCGGGAGATCGATCGGGTCAATCAGCCCGGGAGGGCGATTCCGCGCGGTGCGGTGAGTCCGCGCGGCGCGCTCGGTTTCAGCGTCGTGCTCTTCGTCGGCGCGGTCACGTTCGCGCTGACGCTCCCGCGGCTCGCGCTGGCGATCGCCGGAATCAACCTCCTCGCGCTGGTGGCCTACACCGAGGTGTTCAAGGGGCTGCCGGGGCTCGGCAACGCCCTCGTCGCCTATCTGGTCGGAAGCACGTTCCTCTTCGGAGCCGCGGCCGTCGGCGGTGCCGGGGAGCTGGTGCCGGCGATCGTCCTGTTCGTTCTCGCGGCGGTCGCGACGCTGACCCGCGAGATCGTCAAAGATGTCGAGGACATCGAGGGCGACCGAGAGGAGGGGCTGAACACGTTGCCGATCGCGATCGGCCAACGCCGGGCGCTGGCCGTCGCCGCCGTCCTCCTCGTGGCGGCCGTGGTCGCGAGCCCGCTGCCGTACGTTCGCGGGTATTTCGGGGTCGCCTATCTACTGGTCGTCGCCCCGGCCGACGCGGTCATGCTCGCGGCCGCCTACGAGAGCTTCCGCGATCCGACGGCCGGCCAGTCGCGGCTCAAGTACGGCATGTTCCTCGCCGCGCTGGCGTTTATCGTCGGCCGCGCCGCCCTCGAGTTCCCGGCGGTGGGATAG
- a CDS encoding DUF7511 domain-containing protein, translated as MTMNEAPIPDEAQSGATPLELLTDDEQVWTAVPANASGDEQMTKWLEVEGDALCDLEQWR; from the coding sequence ATGACGATGAACGAGGCCCCCATCCCCGACGAGGCGCAGTCCGGCGCGACGCCGCTCGAGTTGCTCACCGACGACGAGCAGGTCTGGACCGCCGTGCCAGCCAACGCGAGCGGCGACGAGCAGATGACCAAGTGGCTCGAGGTCGAGGGCGACGCGCTCTGTGACCTCGAGCAGTGGCGCTGA
- a CDS encoding MaoC family dehydratase, producing the protein MSSQCPDTDSVDSPPATANWTSVSKHVFNSYLEANNALLAAMGLTSSSGEPAPSQSEPATTTESVPEVAFGDETWIVERSTDEYESLGVGDYVRFSKPIADADVTAFAQVSGDTNRLHLESAFAEDTQFGGRIAHGTLVAGTISAALARFPGVTVYLSQDLEFTGPVRIGETVTAECEIIEALGSDRYRLHTRVFSEDDEPVIDGEAVVIINESPDA; encoded by the coding sequence ATGAGTAGCCAATGCCCGGACACTGACAGCGTCGACTCCCCGCCAGCAACTGCCAACTGGACGAGCGTCTCGAAACACGTCTTCAATAGCTATCTCGAGGCGAACAACGCCCTCCTCGCGGCGATGGGACTCACCTCCTCGAGCGGAGAGCCGGCACCGTCTCAGTCGGAACCGGCGACGACCACAGAGTCGGTCCCCGAAGTCGCGTTCGGCGACGAAACCTGGATCGTCGAGCGCTCGACGGACGAGTACGAATCGCTCGGCGTCGGCGACTACGTCCGGTTCAGCAAGCCGATCGCGGACGCGGACGTGACCGCGTTCGCGCAGGTCTCCGGCGACACCAATCGGCTCCACCTCGAGTCGGCGTTCGCCGAAGACACCCAGTTCGGCGGCCGGATCGCCCACGGCACCCTCGTCGCCGGCACGATCAGTGCTGCACTGGCAAGATTTCCGGGCGTGACGGTCTACCTCTCCCAGGACCTCGAGTTCACCGGGCCGGTCCGAATCGGCGAGACGGTCACCGCCGAGTGTGAAATCATCGAAGCCCTCGGCAGCGACCGCTACCGGCTCCACACCCGGGTCTTCAGTGAAGACGACGAGCCGGTCATCGACGGCGAAGCCGTCGTCATCATCAACGAGTCCCCCGACGCGTAA
- a CDS encoding alpha/beta fold hydrolase, producing MAELALEDGSIYYETTGDGSPLVFVHGGWMNGEAWRPQVEHFADDYRVVTLDVRGHGETGATDPDQYSIELFTDDLEALLADLEIERPALCGLSLGSMVVQEYLDRHPDGATGAIMGGAVRSMPPIDMPPGLKPLWSPVPALTASLSLTGTTGTFQSMLYSIQATTGERWLSVDPEVRADAIADVGDIPATEFRKIFDALYRYDPPELTDVETPTFVVHGEQEAPLVKRQGQQIVTAVTHGDRLELSDSGHLVNQDRPDAFNAAAAKFLDGLPAT from the coding sequence ATGGCAGAACTCGCGCTCGAGGACGGTTCCATCTACTACGAGACGACCGGCGACGGCTCCCCGCTGGTGTTCGTCCACGGCGGGTGGATGAACGGCGAGGCCTGGCGGCCCCAAGTCGAGCACTTCGCCGACGACTATCGGGTCGTCACCCTCGACGTTCGCGGCCACGGCGAGACCGGCGCGACCGACCCCGACCAGTACTCGATCGAACTCTTTACGGACGATCTCGAGGCGCTGCTGGCCGATCTCGAGATCGAACGGCCGGCCCTCTGTGGGCTCTCGCTCGGCTCGATGGTCGTCCAGGAGTACTTAGACCGCCACCCCGACGGTGCGACTGGCGCGATCATGGGCGGTGCAGTCCGATCGATGCCACCGATCGATATGCCGCCGGGGCTGAAACCCCTCTGGTCGCCGGTACCGGCACTGACCGCGTCGCTGTCGCTGACGGGGACGACGGGGACGTTCCAGTCGATGCTGTATTCGATTCAGGCGACGACCGGCGAGCGGTGGCTGTCGGTCGACCCCGAAGTCAGAGCCGATGCGATCGCCGACGTCGGCGACATTCCGGCGACCGAGTTCCGGAAGATCTTCGACGCGCTCTACCGGTACGACCCGCCCGAACTGACCGACGTCGAAACGCCGACGTTCGTGGTTCACGGCGAGCAGGAAGCTCCGCTGGTCAAGCGCCAGGGCCAACAGATCGTCACGGCCGTGACCCACGGCGACCGGCTGGAGTTGTCCGACTCCGGCCACCTCGTCAACCAAGATCGGCCAGACGCGTTCAACGCCGCCGCGGCGAAATTCCTCGACGGACTGCCCGCGACGTAA
- a CDS encoding uracil-xanthine permease family protein, translating into MTGNESTADGTVGDDIEYGIDERPPLGESVVLGVQHYLTMVGANIAVPLILAGAMGMPGDVTARFVGTFFVVSGIATLAQTTFGNRYPIVQGAPFSMLAPALAIVGVVTAGSVSGQPSWEAALLQLQGAIIVASLVEVAMGYFGLVGRLRRFLSPIVIAPTIALIGLSLFSAPQITASNQSWWLLGLTLGLILLFSQYLDVRHKAFRLYPVILALVIAWVVAAALSVFGVIGVDHPGYVDLGAVASSRLLLPIYPFQWGTPQVTTAFIIGMFAGVLASIVESIGDYYAVANLSGSGAPSEKRINHGIGMEGLMNVFAGIMGTGGSTSYSENIGAIGLTGVASRYVVQLGAVVMLFVGFVGYFGQLIATIPDPIVGGLFIAMFGQIVAVGISNLRHVDLDSSRNTFVVGFALFVGLAIPAYMGNFESTIAFREAVGFASISASPALEAAAQAVVDTIYIIGSTGMAVGGLAALVLDNTIPGSREERGLAAWDRITEDESEFDSAWDRWLGADAESER; encoded by the coding sequence ATGACGGGGAACGAGTCAACCGCCGATGGAACCGTCGGCGACGATATCGAGTACGGAATCGACGAGCGACCGCCGCTCGGGGAATCGGTCGTGCTGGGCGTCCAGCACTATCTGACGATGGTCGGCGCAAACATCGCGGTGCCGCTGATCCTCGCGGGGGCGATGGGGATGCCGGGCGACGTGACCGCACGGTTCGTCGGGACGTTCTTCGTCGTCTCGGGGATAGCCACGCTCGCGCAGACCACCTTCGGGAATCGGTACCCGATCGTGCAGGGCGCGCCGTTCTCCATGCTCGCACCCGCGCTGGCGATCGTCGGCGTCGTGACCGCCGGCAGCGTCTCCGGACAGCCGAGTTGGGAAGCCGCGTTACTACAACTACAGGGGGCGATCATCGTCGCCTCGCTCGTCGAGGTCGCGATGGGCTACTTCGGACTGGTCGGGAGACTGCGCCGGTTCCTCTCGCCGATCGTCATCGCACCGACGATCGCGCTGATCGGGCTCTCGCTGTTCAGCGCGCCCCAGATCACCGCGTCGAACCAGAGCTGGTGGCTGCTTGGACTGACGCTCGGTCTCATTCTGCTGTTCTCGCAGTATCTCGACGTTCGACACAAGGCGTTCCGGCTCTATCCCGTGATCCTGGCGCTCGTGATCGCCTGGGTCGTCGCCGCCGCGCTGTCGGTGTTCGGCGTGATCGGCGTGGACCATCCGGGCTACGTCGACCTGGGGGCCGTCGCGAGTAGCCGGCTACTGCTTCCGATCTACCCCTTCCAGTGGGGAACCCCGCAGGTGACGACGGCGTTCATCATCGGGATGTTCGCCGGCGTGCTCGCCTCGATCGTCGAGAGTATCGGCGACTACTACGCGGTGGCGAACCTCTCGGGATCGGGCGCGCCCAGCGAGAAGCGGATCAACCACGGCATCGGAATGGAAGGGCTGATGAACGTCTTCGCGGGGATCATGGGAACCGGCGGTTCCACGTCGTACTCCGAGAACATCGGCGCGATCGGACTGACCGGCGTCGCCTCCCGATACGTCGTTCAGCTCGGTGCCGTCGTCATGCTGTTCGTCGGCTTCGTCGGCTACTTCGGCCAGTTGATCGCCACGATTCCCGACCCGATCGTCGGCGGCCTCTTCATCGCCATGTTCGGCCAGATCGTCGCCGTCGGCATCTCGAACCTGCGCCACGTCGATCTCGACTCCTCGAGAAACACCTTCGTCGTCGGCTTCGCGCTGTTCGTCGGGCTGGCGATCCCGGCGTACATGGGCAACTTCGAGAGCACGATCGCGTTCCGCGAGGCCGTGGGGTTCGCGAGTATTTCCGCTTCGCCCGCGCTCGAAGCCGCCGCACAGGCCGTCGTCGACACGATCTACATCATCGGCTCGACTGGGATGGCCGTCGGCGGACTCGCGGCGCTCGTCCTCGATAACACGATTCCGGGCTCGCGGGAGGAACGCGGCCTGGCAGCCTGGGACCGCATCACCGAAGACGAATCCGAGTTCGACTCGGCCTGGGACCGCTGGCTTGGGGCCGACGCGGAAAGCGAGCGCTGA